A section of the Oncorhynchus gorbuscha isolate QuinsamMale2020 ecotype Even-year linkage group LG04, OgorEven_v1.0, whole genome shotgun sequence genome encodes:
- the znf131 gene encoding zinc finger protein 131 isoform X2 yields the protein MADEVDCGSEFPALYKVMLDKLNEQRQLDQFTDITLIVDGHQFRAHKAVLAACSQFFHKFFQDFTQEPLVEIEGVSNSAFRQLMEFTYTATLAVNGPEEVNDVWKAAEYLQMQEAIKALTIRMSDGTPVSPAQDQALAAGKSESEKRKPAETFSGIAETLLSVVGEQVEIEVEIGEGAIEVEETAMEEEEVVDAARNAQAASDDSALALLADITSKYQQRGPMLHVLKKEGLEEEIQEVVSQEETVTAPKTLEGLEVVEVQISQLDKMFRCNKCDRSFRLYYHLKQHMRAHVAALDKPHVCCHCGKAYMREAALKQHLNTLHYEAEELSRSQSQKKKMHLCDYCDKQFDHFGHFKEHLRKHTGEKPFECPDCHERFARNSTLKCHMAACQNGVGAKKGRKKVYECQVCSSVFNSWDLFKDHLTTHTGEKPNHCTMCDIWFTQPHDLRRHLRELHSVTDDTLMTQELDIGAMATQEEVAGEEDEEGDERETLLLEDGMRVEHVTVEPVDVVVMDETDMVVEEVTEMCEEDVQRLKEAGVEIRVVQVSAAGQVNSEIQVEEESQQTVDV from the exons ATGGCAGACGAGGTGGATTGTGGCAGTGAGTTCCCAGCCCTCTATAAAGTCATGCTGGACAAACTGAACGAACAGAGACAGTTGGACCAGTTCACAGACATCACTCTCATAGTGGATG GGCACCAGTTCAGGGCTCATAAGGCAGTGTTGGCAGCATGCAGTCAGTTTTTCCACAAATTCTTCCAGGACTTCACACAAGAGCCACTAGTGGAGATTGAAG GAGTGAGTAACTCAGCCTTCCGCCAGCTGATGGAGTTTACGTACACGGCTACACTTGCCGTCAATGGGCCAGAGGAGGTCAATGACGTGTGGAAGGCAGCAGAGTACCTCCAGATGCAGGAGGCCATCAAGGCCCTCACCATCAG gATGAGTGATGGCACTCCCGTCAGTCCGGCCCAGGACCAGGCCCTGGCGGCGGGGAAGAGCGAGAGCGAAAAGAGGAAGCCAGCGGAGACTTTTAGCGGGATCGCGGAGACTCTTCTGTCAGTGGTGGGGGAGCAG GTGGAGATTGAGGTGGAGATCGGGGAGGGGGCCATCGAGGTGGAGGAGACTgctatggaggaggaggaggtggtggatgcTGCTCGGAACGCCCAGGCTGCCTCGGACGACTCGGCCCTGGCACTGCTCGCTGACATCACCAGCAAATACCAGCAGAGGGGGCCAATGCTGCACGTGCTGAAGAAGGAAGGACTGGAGGAG gagATCCAGGAGGTGGTGTCTCAGGAGGAGACAGTGACAGCTCCCAAGACTCTTGAAGGCCTGGAGGTGGTCGAGGTCCAGATCTCTCAGCTGGACAAGATGTTCCGCTGCAACAAATGTGACCGCAGCTTCCGCCTCTACTACCACCTCAAACAGCACATGCGCGCGCACGTGGCCGCCCTGGACAAGCCGCATGTGTGTTGCCACTGCGGTAAGGCATACATGCGGGAGGCGGCGCTGAAGCAGCACCTGAACACGTTACATTACGAGGCAGAGGAGCTGTCGCGCAGCCAGTCCCAGAAGAAGAAGATGCACCTGTGTGATTACTGTGACAAGCAGTTTGACCACTTTGGACACTTCAAGGAGCACTTACGTAAACACACCG GTGAGAAGCCGTTTGAGTGTCCAGACTGCCATGAGCGCTTTGCCAGGAACAGCACGTTGAAATGTCACATGGCTGCCTGTCAAAACGGTGTCGGGGCCAAGAAGGGACGCAAAAAAGTCTACGAATGTCAG GTGTGCAGCAGTGTGTTCAACAGCTGGGACCTTTTTAAAGACCACCTGACGacccacacaggagagaagcccaACCACTGCACCATGTGTGACATCTGGTTCACCCAGCCCCACGACCTGCGACGACACCTCCGCGAACTGCACAGTGTCACAGACGACACACTAATGACCCAGGAACTGGACATCGGTGCCATGGCAACGCAAGAGGAAGTGGCcggggaggaggacgaggagggagacgagagagagacccTCTTACTGGAGGACGGGATGAGGGTGGAGCATGTTACCGTGGAGCCCGTAGACGTGGTAGTCATGGACGAAACGGACATGGTGGTGGAAGAGGTGACGGAGATGTGTGAGGAGGACGTGCAGAGACTGAAGGAGGCAGGAGTGGAGATCCGGGTGGTGCAGGTGTCAGCGGCGGGGCAGGTGAACTCTGAGATCCAGGTGGAGGAGGAATCACAACAGACTGTGGATGTATGA
- the znf131 gene encoding zinc finger protein 131 isoform X1 → MADEVDCGSEFPALYKVMLDKLNEQRQLDQFTDITLIVDGHQFRAHKAVLAACSQFFHKFFQDFTQEPLVEIEGVSNSAFRQLMEFTYTATLAVNGPEEVNDVWKAAEYLQMQEAIKALTIRMSDGTPVSPAQDQALAAGKSESEKRKPAETFSGIAETLLSVVGEQVEIEVEIGEGAIEVEETAMEEEEVVDAARNAQAASDDSALALLADITSKYQQRGPMLHVLKKEGLEEVNKALGLSNAHEIQEVVSQEETVTAPKTLEGLEVVEVQISQLDKMFRCNKCDRSFRLYYHLKQHMRAHVAALDKPHVCCHCGKAYMREAALKQHLNTLHYEAEELSRSQSQKKKMHLCDYCDKQFDHFGHFKEHLRKHTGEKPFECPDCHERFARNSTLKCHMAACQNGVGAKKGRKKVYECQVCSSVFNSWDLFKDHLTTHTGEKPNHCTMCDIWFTQPHDLRRHLRELHSVTDDTLMTQELDIGAMATQEEVAGEEDEEGDERETLLLEDGMRVEHVTVEPVDVVVMDETDMVVEEVTEMCEEDVQRLKEAGVEIRVVQVSAAGQVNSEIQVEEESQQTVDV, encoded by the exons ATGGCAGACGAGGTGGATTGTGGCAGTGAGTTCCCAGCCCTCTATAAAGTCATGCTGGACAAACTGAACGAACAGAGACAGTTGGACCAGTTCACAGACATCACTCTCATAGTGGATG GGCACCAGTTCAGGGCTCATAAGGCAGTGTTGGCAGCATGCAGTCAGTTTTTCCACAAATTCTTCCAGGACTTCACACAAGAGCCACTAGTGGAGATTGAAG GAGTGAGTAACTCAGCCTTCCGCCAGCTGATGGAGTTTACGTACACGGCTACACTTGCCGTCAATGGGCCAGAGGAGGTCAATGACGTGTGGAAGGCAGCAGAGTACCTCCAGATGCAGGAGGCCATCAAGGCCCTCACCATCAG gATGAGTGATGGCACTCCCGTCAGTCCGGCCCAGGACCAGGCCCTGGCGGCGGGGAAGAGCGAGAGCGAAAAGAGGAAGCCAGCGGAGACTTTTAGCGGGATCGCGGAGACTCTTCTGTCAGTGGTGGGGGAGCAG GTGGAGATTGAGGTGGAGATCGGGGAGGGGGCCATCGAGGTGGAGGAGACTgctatggaggaggaggaggtggtggatgcTGCTCGGAACGCCCAGGCTGCCTCGGACGACTCGGCCCTGGCACTGCTCGCTGACATCACCAGCAAATACCAGCAGAGGGGGCCAATGCTGCACGTGCTGAAGAAGGAAGGACTGGAGGAGGTGAACAAAGCACTCGGCCTCTCTAATGCGCAT gagATCCAGGAGGTGGTGTCTCAGGAGGAGACAGTGACAGCTCCCAAGACTCTTGAAGGCCTGGAGGTGGTCGAGGTCCAGATCTCTCAGCTGGACAAGATGTTCCGCTGCAACAAATGTGACCGCAGCTTCCGCCTCTACTACCACCTCAAACAGCACATGCGCGCGCACGTGGCCGCCCTGGACAAGCCGCATGTGTGTTGCCACTGCGGTAAGGCATACATGCGGGAGGCGGCGCTGAAGCAGCACCTGAACACGTTACATTACGAGGCAGAGGAGCTGTCGCGCAGCCAGTCCCAGAAGAAGAAGATGCACCTGTGTGATTACTGTGACAAGCAGTTTGACCACTTTGGACACTTCAAGGAGCACTTACGTAAACACACCG GTGAGAAGCCGTTTGAGTGTCCAGACTGCCATGAGCGCTTTGCCAGGAACAGCACGTTGAAATGTCACATGGCTGCCTGTCAAAACGGTGTCGGGGCCAAGAAGGGACGCAAAAAAGTCTACGAATGTCAG GTGTGCAGCAGTGTGTTCAACAGCTGGGACCTTTTTAAAGACCACCTGACGacccacacaggagagaagcccaACCACTGCACCATGTGTGACATCTGGTTCACCCAGCCCCACGACCTGCGACGACACCTCCGCGAACTGCACAGTGTCACAGACGACACACTAATGACCCAGGAACTGGACATCGGTGCCATGGCAACGCAAGAGGAAGTGGCcggggaggaggacgaggagggagacgagagagagacccTCTTACTGGAGGACGGGATGAGGGTGGAGCATGTTACCGTGGAGCCCGTAGACGTGGTAGTCATGGACGAAACGGACATGGTGGTGGAAGAGGTGACGGAGATGTGTGAGGAGGACGTGCAGAGACTGAAGGAGGCAGGAGTGGAGATCCGGGTGGTGCAGGTGTCAGCGGCGGGGCAGGTGAACTCTGAGATCCAGGTGGAGGAGGAATCACAACAGACTGTGGATGTATGA